TGGCAGGCGCTGCCCGGCGAGTCGTGGGCCGACCGATTCGCCGAGGCCGCGGCGCAGACCATGCGGAGCGGGCGCGCCGCGCTGGTCATCGTGCCGGATCAGCGCGACGTGGACACCATGTGGCGGGCGGCGACGGCGTTGCTCGACGAGGCGGCCGTGGTCGCGTTGTCGGCGGGCCTCGGTCCGTCCGCACGGTACCGGCGTTGGCTCGCGGCACTGCGGGGGAGCGCACGGCTGGTCATCGGCACGCGCAGTGCGGTGTTCGCGCCGGTCAGCGATCTCGGCCTGGTGATGGTGTGGGACGACGGCGACGACACACTGGCCGAGCCCCGCGCCCCCTACCCGCACGCGCGCGAGGTGGCGATGCTGCGCGCCCACCAAATGCGTTGCGCCGCAATGATCGGCGGGTACGCCCGCACCGCCGAGGCGCAGGCGCTGGTGCGCAGCGGCTGGGCGCACGACCTGGTCGCGGCGCGGCCGGTGGTGCGTGCGCGCAGCCCGCGCGTCGTCGCCCTGGACGACGGCGGATACGCCGAAGAACGTGACCCCGCCGCGCGCAACGCGCGGTTGCCGTCGGTTGCGCTGCGCGCCGCCCGCACCGCGTTACAGGCCGGCGCGCCAGTACTGGTGCAGGTGCCGCGGCGCGGCTACGTCCCGTCGCTGGCGTGTGCGCGGTGCCGGACCATCGCCCGATGCCGGCATTGCACCGGGCCGCTGTCGCTGGACGACCGCGGCGGCTCGTCGCCGGTGTGCCGCTGGTGCGGCCGCGCTGATACCGCATTGCGTTGCGGCGCTTGCGGATCCGACGCGATCCGAGCGGTCGTGGTGGGCGCCCGTCGGACCGCGGAGGAACTGGGTCGCGCCTTCGCCGGGACGACGGTGATCACCTCCTCGGGTGAGGCGATGGTGTCCGAGGTCGACGCCCGCCCCGCCCTGGTGGTCGCGACGCCCGGCGCCGAACCGCGCGCCGACGGCGGTTTCGGCGCGGCGCTGCTGCTGGACAGCTGGGCATTGTTGAGCCGTCAGGACCTGCGCGCGGCCGAGGACACCCTGCGCCGCTGGATGGCCGCCGCGTCGCTGGTCCGATCGCGCGACGACGGCGGGGTGGTGACCGTTGTCGCGGATGCGTCCGTGCCGACGGTGCAGGCGCTGATCCGCTGGGATCCGGTCGGCCACGCGGACGCCGAGTTGGCCGCGCGCACCGAGGTCGCGCTGCCGCCGAGCGCACATATGGCTGCCCTGGACGGATCCGGCCCGGCCGTCGCCGCGTTGCTCGAGGAGGTCCGGCTGCCGGACACCGCTGAGTTGCTCGGCCCGGTGCCGCTGCCGGCGGGGGCGCGGCGGCCGCCCGGTATGGCGGCCGACGAACCTGTCGACCGGATGCTGGTGCGGGTCGATCGCCGGCAGGGGTTGGCGCTGGCCGCGGAGTTGCGGCGCGGCGTCGCGGTGGTCAGCGCGCGCCAAACCAGCGAGCCGGTCCGCGTCCAGATCGACCCGCTGCACATCGGCTAGCGCATAGGTCCGGCGGCTATGCTGCCGTTCCATGAAACGGACAGCCATCAGCGGCGCAGCGGTCGCCATCCTTGCCACCTCGATCACCCTGGCCGGCTGTGGATCATCGCCGAGCAACAGCACCGCGGCTAACAACCCGTCGTCGGCGAGCGCCAGCGCCAAGCCGCAACCCAAGGTGGCGCCGCGGCTGGCTCCCGAGGGTCCCAACCCGACCATCGCGGGTTACTTCAAGGACGCGCACATCACCGCGACCCCGGTGCACAAGGGCGACCCCGGCGCGCCGACCGTCAACTTCCCGATGCCCGACGGCTGGGCCGACGCGGGACCCGACACCCCGCCCACCGCGTACTGGGCGATCGTCGACAACGGTCCCGAATCGGCCAAGTACACCCCCAGCATCGTGGCGACCGTCTCCAAGCTCGACGGCGACGTCGACCCGCAGAAGCTGATCGAGCTCGCCGCGGGCGCGACGAAAAACCTGCCCGGCTTCAAGATCCACAACGACGGCACGGAAGACAACCTCGGCGGATTTCCGGCCTATCAACTGGCCGGGACGTGGACACAGGACGGCCAGACCAGGGCGGTCCTCGACAAGGTCGTCGTGATCAACGGCAAAGACGACGTGATCTACCTGCTGGAGCTCAACGCCGACGCGCTGCCGGATCAGGTCGAGAAGGCAGTCCCGGCGGCGGTCGCCATCGACGAGAAGACGACGATCACCCCGTAGGCATGGCCGCGGCGGCGTCGGGGTACGCAACCCAGACGTTTCAGCCCAACGTCACCGAGGACGGTTGTCATGTCTCTCAACGTCGCCCGCAAACTGATCGAGTCACACCTCGAGTCCGGCGAGCCGAAGCCCGGCGAAGAGATCGCCCTGCGTATCGACCAGACGTTGACCCAGGACGCCACGGGCACGCTGGTGATGCAGGAGTTGGAGGCGCTCGGACTCGACCGCGCCCGCACTGAGGTCAGCGTCCAGTACGTCGACCACAACCTGCTGCAGACCGACGAGAAGAACGCCGAGGATCACGAATACCTGCGCACCGCCGCGCAGCGATTCGGGCTGTGGTTCTCCAAGCCCGGCAACGGCGTATCGCATCCGACGCACATGCAGCGGTTCGGGATTCCGGGCAAGACGATGGTGGGCTCGGACTCGCACACCCCGGCCGCGGGCTCGCTGGGCATGCTGGCGATCGGCGTCGGTGGACTCGAGGTCGCGCTGGCCATCACGGGGCGCCCGCTACATATCCGGATGCCGGAGATCTGGGGTGTCAGGCTCACAGGTGAACTGCCGCAATGGTGTTCGGCCAAGGACGTGATCCTGGAGATGCTCAGGCGCCACGACGTCAAGGGCGGCGTGAACCGGATCATCGAATATTACGGCCCCGGGCTCGCCACGCTGAGTGCGATGGATCGCCACGTCATCGCCAATATGGGCGCCGAACTCGGTGCTACCACAACGGTTTTCCCGAGCGATGAGGCGGTCCGTGACTTCCTGCGCGCCGAGGACCGCGAGGACGACTGGGTCGAACTGCTGGCCGACGACGAGGCGGAATACGACGTCGACGAGGCGATCGACCTCTCCGCGATCGAACCCCTGATCGCCAAGCCCTCGTCACCGGGAAACGTGGTTCCGGTTCGCGAGGTCGCCGGCGAGGAGATCGCCCAGGCGGTGATCGGGTCGAGCGCCAACCCAGGACTGCGTGACTTCGCGATCGCCGCCGCGATGATCGCCGGACGACAGACCGCCCCCGAGGTCAGTTTCGACATCAACCCGACGTCACGCGAGATCTTGACCGACCTGACAAAAATGGGCGCCACAACGGAATTGGTGATCGGCGGCGCCCGCATCCATCAGGCCGGCTGCATGGGGTGTATCGGCATGGGCCAGGCGCCGGCGACCGGGCGTAACTCGCTGCGCACGATGCCGCGCAACTTCCCGGGCCGCTCCGGCACCAAGGAGGACGCCGTGTGGCTGTGTTCGCCCGAGACCGCCGCGGCGTCGGCGCTCACCGGTGTGATCACCGATCCACGAGACTGGGCCCGCGACAACAAGGTCGACTATCCGACGCTGGACTTTCCGCAGCAGTCGGCGATCAACACCGTGATGCTGGTCGCGCCGTTGCGCGAGAAGGAGGCGAAAAAGGTCGAGCCGGTCAAGGGGCCCAACATCTCCAGCCTGCCGGATCTGCCGCCGCTGCCCGATGAGATCGAAGCCCCGGTGCTGCTCAAAGTCGGCGACAACATCTCCACCGACGAGATCTCCCCGGCGGGAGCCCGCGCGCTGCCCTTCCGCTCGAACATCCCCAAGCTCGCCATGTTCAGCTTCACCCAGGTCGATGAGTCCTATCCCGAGCGGGCCAAAGACTCTGATGCGACCGGTCACATCATCGTCGGCGGCGACAACTACGGTCAGGGCTCGTCGCGCGAGCACGCCGCGATCGCGCCGCGGCACCTGGGCCTTCAGGTCGTGATCGCGAAATCCTTCGCCCGTATCCACTGGCAGAACTTGGCCAACTTCGGTGTGCTGGCGCTCGAATTCGACGACCCCGACGACTACGAGAACGTCGATCAGGACGACACCTTGCGCATGTCCGGCGTCCGCGATGCGCTGGCCAAGTCCGACACCCTGCAGGTCGACAACGTCAGCAAGGACACATCTTTCACTGTGCGGCACAGACTTTCGTCGCGACAGGTCAAGGATGTGTTGGCCGGCGGGTTGATTCCGCGGCTGGCCGAGGACGAGTAGCCCGTCGGTACCCCTCGTGGGCCAGCAGCGCCGCGTGCAGGGGTCCCCACTCGAACGGCCGGTAGTCGCTCGCTGGAACGAGTCTGTCGGCCAATGTCGGGGCGGTGTCTCTCAGGATCCGGCGGGCGCGGTGCGCGTGAAAGGTGTTGGACGCGATCGTGATCGAGCCGCCCTCAGCGAGCAGCGGCGCCGAGTTGGCAATGTTCTCGATCGTGGTGCGAGACGCGTCCTCGATGACGGTGTGCGACGCCGGCACTCCCAGCGAGTGCACCGCGTAATCGGCCATCATCGTCGCCTCGGCGACCGGTGTCCGTACCGCCCCGCCGGAGAAGATGAACCGGGCGCGTTGCGGATCGCCCGATCGGACGGCGATCCGGACCCGCCACCGCTGCAGCACCGGTATCGGGCAGCCCAGCACCAGCACGTTCGTCGCCGACGCGTCGCCGGCCGCGCCCGACCGGGTCGGGTAGAACTCGCGCGACGCCTTCCACGTTGCCCATTCAGACCATCCCAACGTCACCGCGATGACGCCGGACGCGACCGCGATCCACGTATTCCGCCCACTCATCGGCCCAATTCTCGTCCTAGCGGCGAGCGGGCGGTGTCGGTCGGTCGAAAGCCCTTTCTAGACTGGGCCGGTGCGTCTCGTCTTTGCCGGTACCCCCGAACCCGCGTTGCCCGCGCTGCAGAGTCTGATCGACTCGCCGCGTCACGAGGTGGTCGCGGTGCTCACTCGGCCGGACGCCGCATCGGGCCGGCACGGTAAACCCAAGCCGTCGCCGGTCGCGCAACTCGCGCTCGAGCGCGACATTCCGGTGCTGCGACCGGAGCGGCCGAACTCCGCGGAGTTCGTCGCCGAACTAGCGGAGCTGGGGCCGGACTGCTGTCCGGTCGTGGCGTTCGGAGCACTGTTGCGCGACGACCTGCTGGCGGTGCCGGCACGCGGATGGGTCAACCTGCACTTCTCGCTGCTGCCGGCCTGGCGTGGGGCGGCCCCGGTGCAGGCGGCCATCGCCGCGGGCGACACCGTCACCGGTGCGACGACATTCCAGATCGAATCCGGCCTGGACTCCGGGCCGGTCTACGGCGTGGTCACCGAATCGGTGCGGCCGATCGACACCGCGGGGGATCTGCTTGGCCGACTGGCGGTTTCGGGGGCGGCGTTGCTGACGGCCACCCTGGACGGCATCGCGGACGACGCGCTCACACCGGTGCCGCAGCCGGCCGACGGCATCAGCGTCGCGCCCAAGATCACCGTCGAGGAGGCGCGGGTGCGCTGGGATCTGCCGGCCGAGGTCGTCGACCGCCGGATCCGGGCCGTCACGCCCAACCCGGGAGCGTGGACGCTGATCGGCGACCTGCGGGTCAAGCTCGGGCCGGTCTACCTCGATACCGACGGTCACAGCCTGCCAAACACATTGGCGCCCGGTGAAATTTACGTCGACCGCCGCAGCGTGCGGGTCGGCACCGCGTCGCAGGCGGTCCGGCTGGGCCAGGTCCAGGCCCCGGGCAAGAAGTCGATGAACTCCGTCGACTGGGCCAGGGGAGCGCGACTCGACGAGGCGGTACGCGCGTCATGAGTCCGCAGCAGGGAAACCCGCGCCGGGACCGGCCGGCGAAGACGCGTCCACCCCAGCGGCCGCCGCGGCGCAAGCCGCTCGATCCGGCCCGCCGTGCCGCATTCGACGTCTTGCAGGCGGTGCGTGAGCGCGACGCCTATCCCAACCTGTTGTTGCCGGTCTTGTTGCGGGAGCGTGGAATCACCGGACGCGACGCCGCCTTCGCCACCGAGCTGACCTACGGCAGCAGCAGAGTACGAGGCCTGCTGGACGCCGTGATCGGCGCCGCCGCCAACCGGTCGCCCGACACCATCAACCCGGTGCTGCTGGACCTGCTGCGGCTCGGTACCTATCAACTGCTGCGCACCCGTGTCGACGCGCACGCCGCCGTCTCAACCACCGTCGAGCAGGCTGCCATCGAATTCGATTCGGCGCGAGCGGGATTCGTCAACGGTGTGCTGCGCACGATCAGCACCCGAGATGAGCAGTCGTGGCTCGACGAGCTGGCGCCCAGCAAGTCGGCCGACCCGATCGGCAACGCCGCGTTCCTGCATGCCCACCCGCGTTGGATCGCACAGTCTTTCGTCGACGCATTGGGCGGCGCCGCCGGTGAACTCGGCGCGGCGCTCGCCGCGGACGATGCCCGGCCGCAGGTGCATCTCGCGGCCCGACCCGGTGTGCTTGCCGCCGGCGACCTGGCCACAGCTGTGGACGGCAGCGTAGGCCGGTATTCGCCGTACGCGGTTTACCTGCCCGCCGGCGACCCCGCCGATGTGGCGGCGGTGCGCGACGGTCAGGCGCTAGTGCAGGACGAGGGCAGCCAATTAGTCGCGCGCGCAGCGGCTTTGGCCCCGGTGGACGGCGATACCGGGCAATGGCTCGACCTGTGCGCGGGCCCGGGTGGCAAGACCGCCCTGTTGGCCGCGCTGGCGGCCGAGGTGGGGGCGCGGGTCACCGCGGTGGAGCCCGCCGACCATCGTGCCGACCTCGTCGTGCAGAACACCACCGGGTTGCCGGTCGACGTGCTGCGGGTCGACGGGCGCAGCACCGGCCTGGAGCCAGTCTTCGACCGGGTGCTGGTCGACGCGCCATGCACCGGTTTGGGGGCGCTGCGACGTCGCCCGGACGCGCGCTGGCGGCGTCAGCCCGCCGATGTGCCGGCGCTGACCAAGCTGCAACGCGAACTCCTGGCGGCGGCGATCACGCTGACCCGGCCGGGCGGCGTCGTGCTGTACGCGACCTGCTCGCCGCATCTGTCCGAGACCGTGGGCGTGGTGGGTGACGCGCTGCGTCGTCATCCGGTGTCCGCGTTGGACACCCGGCCGCTGTTCGAGCCGGTGACCGACCTGGGCGACGGACCCTACGTTCAACTGTGGCCGCACCGTCACGGCACCGACGCGATGTTCGCCGCAGCCCTGCGTGTCAACCGTTCGGATCCTCCTCGCGCCGCGCGGCGCACATCGTCGCCGAACGTCGACGGTTAGTTAAGGTGACGTTCATGTCAGGCAAGACCGACCGGCCGCTCATCGCTCCCTCGATACTGGCCGCTGATTTCGCCCGGCTGGCCGACGCGGCCGCCGACGTCGAGGGCGCGGACTGGTTGCACGTCGACGTGATGGACGCGCACTTCGTGCCGAACCTCACCCTCGGTCTGCCGGTGGTGGAAAGCCTGCTGGCCGCCAGCGACATCCCGATGGACTGCCATCTGATGATCGAGGACCCCGACCGCTGGGCGCCGCCGTACGCCGAAGCCGGCGCGTACAACGTGACGTTTCACGCCGAGGCGACCGAGAATCCGGTCAGCGTGGCCCGCGATATTCGCGCGGCGGGTGCCCGGGCGGGCCTGAGCATCAAACCCGGCACGCCGCTGGATCCCTACCTGGAGATCCTCAAGGACTTCGACACCTTCCTGGTGATGTCCGTCGAGCCCGGGTTCGGCGGTCAGAAGTTCATCCCCGAGGTGCTGAGCAAGGTGCGCGAGGTGCGCAAGCTCGTCGACTCCGGCGAGCTGACGATCCTGGTCGAGATCGACGGCGGCATCAACGCCGACACCATCGAGCAGGCCGCCGAGGCCGGCGTCGACTGCTTCGTCGCCGGGTCGGCCGTCTACGGCGCCGACGACCCGGGTGCGGCTGTCGAGGCGTTGCGGCGCCAGGCCGGTGCTGTGTCGCCGCATCTGCGCCGATGACCCCGCCGGCGGCCATGAGCCACGAGGCCGCCATGCGCCTGGCCGTCGAGCAAGCCGATCTGGTGAAGGGCAAGACGTACCCCAACCCGCCGGTCGGTGCGGTCATCCTGGATCATGCCGGCCGTGTCGTCGGCGTCGGCGGCACGCAGCGAACCGGCAGTGCGCACGCCGAGGTGATGGCGCTGCGCCGGGCGGGCCGGCTGGCGGCCGGCGGCACCGCGGTGGTCACGCTGGAACCCTGCAACCACCACGGCAAGACCCCACCGTGCGTCGACGCGCTGATCCAGGCGGGCATCGCGGCGGTGGTCTACGCGGTCGGCGACCCCAACCCGAAGGCGGCTGGGGGAGCGGCACGGTTGGCCGCGGCGGGCGTGGCCGTGACCGGCGATGTGCACGCCGACCTGGTCACGGCCGGACCGCTGCGCGAATGGCTGCACAAGCAGCGCACCGGCCTGCCGCACGTCACCTGGAAGTACGCCACCAGCATCGACGGCCGCAGCGCGGCCGCCGACGGCTCGAGCCAGTGGATCACCAGCGAATCCGCCCGCGCCGACGTGCACCGGCGACGGGCCACCGCCGACGCGATCGTGGTGGGCACCGGCACCGTGCTCACCGACAACCCGACGCTGACCGCACGGCTGGCCGACGGCAGCCTCACCGAGCGTCAGCCCATGCGGGTGGTGGTTGGTATGCGCGAGATACCCTCGGAGGCAAAGGTTCTCAACAACGACACCCGCACGATGGTGATTCGCACCCGCGAGCCCGCCGAGGTGCTGAGGGCGCTGTCCGACCGCACCGACGTGATTCTCGAGGGCGGTCCCACGCTGGCTGGGGCATTCCTGCGGGCGGGCGCGATCGACCGAATTCTGGCCTATGTCGCCCCGATCCTGCTCGGGGGACCGATCACCGCGGTCGACGACGTCGGGGTGCCGAGCATCGGTCGGGCGCTGCGCTGGCGCTACGACGGCATCGAGCGAGTCGGCCCGGACCTGGTGCTGAGCTTGGTGCCGCGGGAGTCGGCGTCGGGCACCGTCAGGAGCGACCGCCCAGCCCCGGGATGAGCATCGGAACCCGCCGGCGGTAGTCCCGGTACCGATCGCCGAAGAACGCGATCAGGTCGCGCTCCTCCAGCCGCACGGCGAACAGGATGTATCCGGTCATCACGGCCGCAAAGAGTAAGTGCCCCAATGTCATTGCCGGTGTGCACCAGAACGCGATGATGAAGCCGGTGTAGATCGGATGCCTGACCA
The sequence above is a segment of the Candidatus Mycobacterium wuenschmannii genome. Coding sequences within it:
- the rpe gene encoding ribulose-phosphate 3-epimerase, with the protein product MSGKTDRPLIAPSILAADFARLADAAADVEGADWLHVDVMDAHFVPNLTLGLPVVESLLAASDIPMDCHLMIEDPDRWAPPYAEAGAYNVTFHAEATENPVSVARDIRAAGARAGLSIKPGTPLDPYLEILKDFDTFLVMSVEPGFGGQKFIPEVLSKVREVRKLVDSGELTILVEIDGGINADTIEQAAEAGVDCFVAGSAVYGADDPGAAVEALRRQAGAVSPHLRR
- a CDS encoding aconitate hydratase, which codes for MSLNVARKLIESHLESGEPKPGEEIALRIDQTLTQDATGTLVMQELEALGLDRARTEVSVQYVDHNLLQTDEKNAEDHEYLRTAAQRFGLWFSKPGNGVSHPTHMQRFGIPGKTMVGSDSHTPAAGSLGMLAIGVGGLEVALAITGRPLHIRMPEIWGVRLTGELPQWCSAKDVILEMLRRHDVKGGVNRIIEYYGPGLATLSAMDRHVIANMGAELGATTTVFPSDEAVRDFLRAEDREDDWVELLADDEAEYDVDEAIDLSAIEPLIAKPSSPGNVVPVREVAGEEIAQAVIGSSANPGLRDFAIAAAMIAGRQTAPEVSFDINPTSREILTDLTKMGATTELVIGGARIHQAGCMGCIGMGQAPATGRNSLRTMPRNFPGRSGTKEDAVWLCSPETAAASALTGVITDPRDWARDNKVDYPTLDFPQQSAINTVMLVAPLREKEAKKVEPVKGPNISSLPDLPPLPDEIEAPVLLKVGDNISTDEISPAGARALPFRSNIPKLAMFSFTQVDESYPERAKDSDATGHIIVGGDNYGQGSSREHAAIAPRHLGLQVVIAKSFARIHWQNLANFGVLALEFDDPDDYENVDQDDTLRMSGVRDALAKSDTLQVDNVSKDTSFTVRHRLSSRQVKDVLAGGLIPRLAEDE
- a CDS encoding primosomal protein N'; the encoded protein is MLSVPHLDRDFDYLVSEEQSDDAQPGVRVRLRFHGRLVDGFVLERRTDTDHVGKLAWLDRVVSAEAVLTPEIRRLVDAVAARYAGTRADVLRLAVPPRHAKIEAETVAAAELSVVEEVDRAGWESYSSGGQFLTALAETRAARAVWQALPGESWADRFAEAAAQTMRSGRAALVIVPDQRDVDTMWRAATALLDEAAVVALSAGLGPSARYRRWLAALRGSARLVIGTRSAVFAPVSDLGLVMVWDDGDDTLAEPRAPYPHAREVAMLRAHQMRCAAMIGGYARTAEAQALVRSGWAHDLVAARPVVRARSPRVVALDDGGYAEERDPAARNARLPSVALRAARTALQAGAPVLVQVPRRGYVPSLACARCRTIARCRHCTGPLSLDDRGGSSPVCRWCGRADTALRCGACGSDAIRAVVVGARRTAEELGRAFAGTTVITSSGEAMVSEVDARPALVVATPGAEPRADGGFGAALLLDSWALLSRQDLRAAEDTLRRWMAAASLVRSRDDGGVVTVVADASVPTVQALIRWDPVGHADAELAARTEVALPPSAHMAALDGSGPAVAALLEEVRLPDTAELLGPVPLPAGARRPPGMAADEPVDRMLVRVDRRQGLALAAELRRGVAVVSARQTSEPVRVQIDPLHIG
- a CDS encoding LpqN/LpqT family lipoprotein, yielding MKRTAISGAAVAILATSITLAGCGSSPSNSTAANNPSSASASAKPQPKVAPRLAPEGPNPTIAGYFKDAHITATPVHKGDPGAPTVNFPMPDGWADAGPDTPPTAYWAIVDNGPESAKYTPSIVATVSKLDGDVDPQKLIELAAGATKNLPGFKIHNDGTEDNLGGFPAYQLAGTWTQDGQTRAVLDKVVVINGKDDVIYLLELNADALPDQVEKAVPAAVAIDEKTTITP
- a CDS encoding YdcF family protein; protein product: MSGRNTWIAVASGVIAVTLGWSEWATWKASREFYPTRSGAAGDASATNVLVLGCPIPVLQRWRVRIAVRSGDPQRARFIFSGGAVRTPVAEATMMADYAVHSLGVPASHTVIEDASRTTIENIANSAPLLAEGGSITIASNTFHAHRARRILRDTAPTLADRLVPASDYRPFEWGPLHAALLAHEGYRRATRPRPAAESTRRPTHP
- a CDS encoding RsmB/NOP family class I SAM-dependent RNA methyltransferase; translation: MSPQQGNPRRDRPAKTRPPQRPPRRKPLDPARRAAFDVLQAVRERDAYPNLLLPVLLRERGITGRDAAFATELTYGSSRVRGLLDAVIGAAANRSPDTINPVLLDLLRLGTYQLLRTRVDAHAAVSTTVEQAAIEFDSARAGFVNGVLRTISTRDEQSWLDELAPSKSADPIGNAAFLHAHPRWIAQSFVDALGGAAGELGAALAADDARPQVHLAARPGVLAAGDLATAVDGSVGRYSPYAVYLPAGDPADVAAVRDGQALVQDEGSQLVARAAALAPVDGDTGQWLDLCAGPGGKTALLAALAAEVGARVTAVEPADHRADLVVQNTTGLPVDVLRVDGRSTGLEPVFDRVLVDAPCTGLGALRRRPDARWRRQPADVPALTKLQRELLAAAITLTRPGGVVLYATCSPHLSETVGVVGDALRRHPVSALDTRPLFEPVTDLGDGPYVQLWPHRHGTDAMFAAALRVNRSDPPRAARRTSSPNVDG
- the ribD gene encoding bifunctional diaminohydroxyphosphoribosylaminopyrimidine deaminase/5-amino-6-(5-phosphoribosylamino)uracil reductase RibD, which encodes MTPPAAMSHEAAMRLAVEQADLVKGKTYPNPPVGAVILDHAGRVVGVGGTQRTGSAHAEVMALRRAGRLAAGGTAVVTLEPCNHHGKTPPCVDALIQAGIAAVVYAVGDPNPKAAGGAARLAAAGVAVTGDVHADLVTAGPLREWLHKQRTGLPHVTWKYATSIDGRSAAADGSSQWITSESARADVHRRRATADAIVVGTGTVLTDNPTLTARLADGSLTERQPMRVVVGMREIPSEAKVLNNDTRTMVIRTREPAEVLRALSDRTDVILEGGPTLAGAFLRAGAIDRILAYVAPILLGGPITAVDDVGVPSIGRALRWRYDGIERVGPDLVLSLVPRESASGTVRSDRPAPG
- the fmt gene encoding methionyl-tRNA formyltransferase translates to MRLVFAGTPEPALPALQSLIDSPRHEVVAVLTRPDAASGRHGKPKPSPVAQLALERDIPVLRPERPNSAEFVAELAELGPDCCPVVAFGALLRDDLLAVPARGWVNLHFSLLPAWRGAAPVQAAIAAGDTVTGATTFQIESGLDSGPVYGVVTESVRPIDTAGDLLGRLAVSGAALLTATLDGIADDALTPVPQPADGISVAPKITVEEARVRWDLPAEVVDRRIRAVTPNPGAWTLIGDLRVKLGPVYLDTDGHSLPNTLAPGEIYVDRRSVRVGTASQAVRLGQVQAPGKKSMNSVDWARGARLDEAVRAS